In a single window of the Coprothermobacter proteolyticus DSM 5265 genome:
- a CDS encoding NAD(P)/FAD-dependent oxidoreductase, whose protein sequence is MSKVVIIGAGPAGIFCGLRLSEVLSGEDITIIEKGKPIDKRHCPLLLNGKCVSCEPCSMISGWGGAGAYSDGKLNITGEIGGFLNEILGERRFGSFVPEVLKYFYDHGAPKDLDNVAERPEVDDWRKRARLLGMKLITFPIIHLGTDKTKEVLANMYDTLRNRGVNIIFDTEVEDILTEDKKVVGVRTSSGDFLKADYVVVAVGRSGADDLTRWVNGLGLHFGTNPVDLGVRVEVPAEVLLPMTDVLYEVKLEYYSKAFEDKVRTFCMNPGGEVVKEHLDDVITVNGHSYKEKFLPNTNFAVLVSTYFTEPFKDPVAYGKHVAKLANLLSDGIIVQRFGDLVNGHRSTPERIKRSIVKPSLEDSIPGDLNAVLPRRHLESIIEFLQVLDQFAPGVGSRDTLLYGVEVKFYSMRPEISNVLESEISNLFMAGDGAGITRGLFQAAMAGLVVADTIKERCM, encoded by the coding sequence AGACATAACTATTATTGAAAAGGGTAAACCCATTGATAAACGTCACTGCCCACTACTTCTTAACGGCAAGTGCGTAAGCTGTGAGCCATGTTCCATGATAAGTGGTTGGGGCGGTGCAGGTGCTTACAGTGATGGGAAGCTGAATATTACAGGCGAAATTGGCGGTTTCCTTAATGAAATTTTGGGAGAACGACGTTTTGGAAGCTTTGTTCCAGAAGTACTTAAGTACTTTTACGACCACGGTGCTCCAAAAGATCTTGATAATGTGGCTGAGAGGCCTGAGGTAGATGATTGGCGTAAAAGAGCTCGCCTTCTGGGAATGAAGCTTATCACTTTCCCAATTATTCATTTGGGTACCGATAAGACTAAAGAAGTACTTGCAAACATGTATGACACTCTGCGGAACCGGGGCGTGAATATTATCTTTGACACTGAAGTGGAAGACATACTCACCGAAGACAAAAAGGTTGTCGGTGTGAGAACCAGTAGCGGCGACTTTCTTAAAGCTGATTACGTGGTGGTAGCTGTTGGAAGGAGCGGAGCTGATGATTTGACACGCTGGGTGAATGGATTGGGCCTGCATTTCGGCACTAACCCAGTGGACTTGGGAGTACGGGTGGAGGTTCCTGCCGAGGTGCTTTTGCCCATGACAGACGTACTTTATGAGGTGAAACTGGAATACTACTCCAAGGCTTTTGAAGATAAAGTAAGGACGTTTTGCATGAATCCGGGTGGTGAAGTGGTTAAGGAACATCTGGATGACGTCATTACTGTTAATGGGCATTCCTATAAAGAGAAGTTCCTACCAAATACGAATTTCGCTGTATTGGTCAGCACCTATTTCACAGAGCCTTTCAAAGATCCAGTTGCTTACGGAAAACACGTGGCGAAGCTGGCTAACTTACTAAGTGACGGCATCATCGTGCAGCGTTTTGGCGACCTAGTAAATGGTCATCGCTCCACACCTGAACGTATTAAACGTAGTATTGTTAAACCGTCACTGGAGGATTCTATTCCTGGTGATCTAAACGCTGTACTTCCCAGAAGACACTTAGAAAGCATCATCGAGTTCTTACAGGTTCTCGACCAGTTTGCTCCAGGTGTTGGTAGCCGAGATACGCTGTTATATGGTGTGGAAGTAAAGTTTTACTCCATGAGGCCTGAGATTTCCAACGTGCTAGAATCAGAGATTTCTAACCTTTTCATGGCAGGTGACGGCGCGGGAATAACCAGAGGATTATTCCAAGCTGCCATGGCAGGCCTAGTAGTTGCTGATACGATAAAGGAGAGATGCATGTGA
- a CDS encoding adenylosuccinate synthase encodes MHVSADLVCGLQWGDEGKGKAVDYISKNYDVVARFNGGDNAGHTVVHQGSTYKFHVIPSGVLRGCLGVIGSGVVLNPSSLEEELRQLSGDEKIVISKRAHLILPSYKLLDQKLESLKGDKVGTTGRGIGPAYGFKAFRFGVRVGDLFQDGLEEKLSEIRRLVESLNVEWIQPDVKHWKEVLAPYVGDDYKVLHEAYLEGRRILFEAAQGVLLDLDFGTYPFVTSSYTFTNGVHAGSGFNAKELGDIIGVSKAYTTRVGNGAFPSEVFGETADHIREQGAEFGTTTGRPRRVGWLDLVALRYAVRVSGCNKVFLTKVDVLSGLDKVGLITSYEVDGQRYSDWFDFSQGALELVKPIVEWCNGWGSVLNEGKLNANLLAFMEAVEGAAGAKIQWVSYGPSDHETLCML; translated from the coding sequence ATGCATGTGAGTGCGGACTTAGTTTGTGGACTTCAGTGGGGAGATGAAGGAAAAGGAAAAGCTGTGGATTACATCTCCAAGAACTACGATGTAGTAGCTCGGTTCAACGGTGGTGATAACGCTGGACATACCGTTGTTCACCAAGGGAGTACCTATAAATTTCATGTGATCCCCAGCGGAGTACTAAGGGGATGCTTGGGAGTTATTGGAAGTGGGGTAGTACTTAATCCATCTTCGTTAGAAGAAGAGCTGCGCCAGTTGAGTGGCGATGAAAAGATCGTTATCTCGAAGAGAGCGCATCTCATACTTCCTTCATACAAACTGCTGGACCAGAAGTTGGAAAGTCTTAAGGGTGACAAAGTTGGGACTACTGGTCGCGGTATTGGTCCGGCATACGGCTTTAAGGCTTTTAGATTCGGAGTGCGAGTGGGAGACCTTTTTCAAGACGGTCTAGAAGAAAAGCTAAGTGAGATTCGAAGGTTGGTAGAAAGCTTGAATGTGGAGTGGATTCAACCCGATGTGAAACATTGGAAGGAAGTGCTTGCCCCGTATGTGGGTGATGATTATAAGGTACTCCATGAAGCGTATTTGGAAGGACGTCGAATACTGTTTGAAGCTGCTCAGGGCGTTCTGCTGGATTTGGATTTTGGGACCTATCCGTTTGTCACGTCCAGCTACACTTTCACGAACGGTGTTCACGCTGGTTCGGGTTTTAACGCAAAAGAGCTTGGTGACATAATAGGCGTTAGTAAGGCTTATACAACGCGTGTCGGTAATGGTGCCTTCCCTTCGGAAGTTTTTGGAGAGACCGCAGATCATATCAGAGAACAAGGAGCAGAGTTTGGAACGACCACAGGAAGGCCACGTAGAGTAGGTTGGCTGGATTTAGTTGCACTGCGGTATGCTGTACGAGTTTCGGGATGCAACAAGGTTTTCTTGACTAAGGTAGACGTGCTGTCAGGTTTGGATAAAGTGGGATTGATAACGTCCTATGAAGTAGATGGTCAAAGATACAGCGACTGGTTTGATTTTAGCCAAGGGGCTCTGGAGCTGGTAAAGCCTATTGTGGAATGGTGTAATGGATGGGGAAGCGTGTTGAACGAGGGTAAACTTAATGCAAATTTGTTAGCCTTTATGGAGGCCGTTGAAGGCGCTGCGGGTGCAAAAATACAGTGGGTTTCTTATGGTCCCAGTGACCACGAAACGTTGTGCATGCTATAA
- a CDS encoding aminotransferase class I/II-fold pyridoxal phosphate-dependent enzyme, which translates to MNDQYRTPYYSGLLAYIAKHRASFHMPGHKRGRGVHPDFKAFLGENVFLLDLTEVQGVDYLHKPTGILREAMDLLADAYGAKESFFLVNGSTVGNQAALMAVGGPGKKILIARNSHRSVVGGLILNGSIPVYLPVNVDPELGITTSVSPEVLREYLDKHDVDAVFLTNPNYYGVSGNIRELVDIVHEHGLPIVVDEAHGAHFHFHQALPLSAVDAGADLVVQSTHKTLSSMTQSSWMHMNGDLVDVELLKAALRTLQSSSPNYVLMASLDVARMQMATEGAELLSSALNVAQYLREAINEIPGLQCFGRERVGKYGIFDVDLTKITITVLGLGLTGYKVEQLLNDELGVEVELSDPNNILAFVTIGDDYDNADKLIKAMSNLSERFFGKLPPLETAAVHTFPVLPEVVLTPREAFFAEKKVVPFREAVGAISAESVVLYPPGIPVIAPGERITEESFDYVMKRKEEGAEVQGTADPELEFIQVLK; encoded by the coding sequence ATGAATGATCAATACAGAACTCCTTATTACAGCGGTTTGCTGGCTTATATTGCAAAGCACCGTGCCAGTTTTCACATGCCGGGTCACAAACGAGGCAGGGGTGTACATCCCGACTTCAAAGCTTTTTTAGGTGAGAATGTGTTTTTACTTGACCTCACTGAAGTGCAGGGGGTTGACTACTTGCATAAGCCCACTGGCATTCTCAGAGAAGCTATGGACTTATTGGCAGATGCCTACGGTGCAAAAGAATCGTTCTTTTTAGTAAACGGTAGCACAGTGGGAAACCAAGCTGCTCTCATGGCTGTTGGTGGTCCAGGAAAGAAAATTCTTATTGCACGTAACAGCCACAGGTCAGTGGTTGGTGGGCTCATACTGAATGGTTCCATACCCGTTTATCTCCCTGTAAACGTGGACCCGGAGCTGGGAATAACAACAAGCGTTTCACCGGAAGTTCTAAGAGAGTATTTAGACAAGCATGACGTAGATGCCGTGTTCTTAACTAATCCAAATTACTACGGAGTTTCAGGTAACATAAGGGAACTAGTGGATATTGTTCATGAACATGGTCTGCCCATTGTAGTAGATGAGGCTCATGGTGCTCACTTCCACTTCCATCAAGCTCTTCCACTTTCGGCTGTGGATGCGGGTGCGGATCTAGTGGTGCAATCCACTCACAAAACACTCTCCTCCATGACACAGAGCTCTTGGATGCATATGAATGGAGATCTTGTGGATGTTGAGCTGTTGAAGGCTGCACTTAGGACACTTCAGAGCAGTTCTCCAAACTACGTTCTCATGGCCAGTTTAGACGTAGCAAGGATGCAGATGGCAACGGAGGGAGCTGAACTACTTAGCTCAGCGCTTAATGTGGCTCAGTACTTGCGGGAAGCCATAAACGAGATTCCCGGACTGCAATGCTTCGGCAGAGAAAGGGTAGGAAAGTACGGTATTTTCGATGTTGACCTGACGAAAATAACCATAACTGTGCTTGGTTTGGGCCTCACGGGTTACAAAGTGGAGCAACTGCTTAATGACGAGCTGGGTGTGGAAGTGGAGCTATCAGATCCGAACAACATACTTGCTTTTGTTACCATTGGTGATGATTACGACAATGCTGACAAACTCATAAAAGCCATGTCGAACCTCTCTGAACGCTTCTTCGGCAAGCTTCCACCTTTGGAGACTGCTGCTGTTCACACATTTCCTGTGCTGCCCGAAGTCGTGCTTACACCTCGAGAAGCATTCTTCGCTGAAAAGAAAGTCGTTCCGTTTAGAGAAGCTGTTGGTGCTATTAGTGCTGAGTCGGTGGTGCTTTATCCTCCTGGAATTCCCGTTATTGCTCCCGGGGAAAGAATCACGGAAGAGAGCTTTGACTACGTTATGAAAAGGAAGGAAGAAGGAGCGGAAGTACAGGGTACCGCTGATCCGGAACTGGAGTTCATACAAGTTCTTAAATGA
- a CDS encoding V-type ATP synthase subunit I — MPIAELEKVCFYVPKHNVGALRKYIFKLSDFHPLELNHNTLGDFATLKDRLERVVSLGSKRKPDIYATSVLSEKETISTGYIEIGPVLSEIERLIDEHQLLTNELNNLNKQILGLEPFQWVSAPWEDSHNWHWIKVVLVKKSKAVLKILSDLPVAFAEGDNAIVVAYYKDDDETAEVIREYALDDRLLTDIGRELNELKIKKEQLTKHLADVESQLDTLLEENGTQIRKAFDYYSVSLEYARLVNGSVDTQFLGVVVGYLPKEHLNDALKEVRALGGDVLQLPPEEDEMYPTKLENSSFFEPYESITLMYGPPRYDTYDPTPAVALWWNLFFAFMLGDAGFGLVITLVSLYGLKKIKSMEKILRLCLNVGVGTMIVGIITWSWFSTQPLMINGKALGLFYPVNGSDVNTMLVISLVIGVMAQFYAMGIKGWWMLRNKDYLGFWSDVFCWWGFLSSLIWLLLGGGSMSTYLALFFAINLILFQGRESKNWISRLGMGLIGLYGIISPYGVASFLGDVLSYSRLMALNLTGALMGQVFNSLSFGVMKSGLMGIVFGVLMFVVFQVFNFAISALGAFVHSIRLVFLEMYGRFYEGNGELFKPLKRVGRYYRFEEVDYE; from the coding sequence TTGCCAATCGCAGAGCTGGAGAAAGTATGCTTCTACGTTCCAAAGCACAACGTGGGGGCTTTGAGAAAATACATTTTTAAGTTATCCGATTTTCATCCGCTGGAGCTTAACCACAACACGTTGGGGGACTTTGCCACCCTGAAGGATCGCCTTGAGCGAGTAGTTTCCCTTGGGAGTAAGAGAAAGCCTGACATTTATGCTACGTCTGTGTTAAGTGAAAAAGAAACTATATCCACTGGTTATATTGAGATTGGGCCAGTGCTCTCTGAAATTGAAAGGCTCATAGACGAGCATCAGCTACTAACGAATGAACTTAACAACCTAAACAAACAGATTTTGGGTTTGGAGCCTTTCCAGTGGGTTAGTGCCCCATGGGAAGACTCCCATAACTGGCACTGGATTAAGGTTGTCTTAGTTAAAAAAAGCAAAGCCGTATTGAAGATTCTTTCTGATCTTCCTGTAGCTTTCGCTGAGGGAGACAACGCCATCGTTGTGGCTTATTACAAAGACGATGATGAAACAGCAGAAGTCATTAGAGAGTATGCTTTGGATGACAGGCTGCTAACAGATATTGGGCGTGAGCTAAATGAGCTCAAGATAAAGAAAGAACAACTCACAAAACACTTAGCTGACGTGGAAAGTCAGTTAGATACTCTTCTTGAGGAAAACGGTACGCAGATAAGAAAGGCTTTTGATTACTACTCGGTTTCGTTGGAATATGCCAGATTGGTAAATGGCTCTGTTGATACGCAGTTTTTGGGGGTAGTGGTAGGTTACCTGCCAAAGGAGCATTTAAACGATGCTTTGAAAGAGGTTAGAGCGTTGGGTGGCGATGTTTTACAACTGCCGCCAGAGGAAGATGAAATGTATCCTACAAAATTGGAGAACTCAAGCTTTTTTGAGCCTTATGAGTCTATTACTCTGATGTATGGGCCACCCCGTTATGACACTTACGATCCAACACCTGCTGTAGCTCTTTGGTGGAACCTGTTTTTTGCTTTCATGCTGGGTGATGCCGGATTTGGTCTCGTAATAACACTTGTGAGTTTATACGGACTCAAGAAGATTAAGAGCATGGAAAAGATTCTAAGGCTTTGTTTGAACGTGGGCGTTGGAACCATGATAGTCGGCATAATTACGTGGAGTTGGTTTTCTACGCAACCACTTATGATCAATGGGAAAGCATTGGGGCTTTTCTACCCCGTGAACGGTAGTGATGTGAACACCATGCTTGTAATTTCCTTGGTTATTGGTGTTATGGCGCAGTTCTATGCCATGGGCATAAAGGGGTGGTGGATGCTAAGGAACAAGGACTATCTGGGGTTTTGGTCGGATGTTTTCTGTTGGTGGGGTTTCTTGAGTTCTTTGATTTGGCTACTATTGGGTGGAGGCTCCATGTCAACGTACCTTGCGCTATTCTTTGCAATTAACCTTATCTTGTTTCAGGGGCGTGAGTCAAAGAACTGGATTTCCAGACTGGGTATGGGGCTCATTGGACTTTATGGCATCATAAGTCCCTATGGTGTTGCTTCCTTTTTGGGTGATGTGCTTTCCTATTCACGTTTGATGGCACTTAACTTGACGGGGGCACTCATGGGGCAGGTATTTAATTCATTGTCATTTGGTGTGATGAAAAGTGGCTTAATGGGAATCGTTTTTGGGGTTCTCATGTTTGTGGTTTTTCAAGTGTTTAACTTTGCTATTTCAGCATTAGGTGCGTTTGTGCACAGTATTAGGTTGGTATTCTTAGAAATGTATGGGCGGTTCTACGAAGGAAACGGTGAACTTTTTAAACCGCTCAAAAGAGTCGGAAGGTACTACAGATTTGAGGAGGTTGATTATGAATGA
- a CDS encoding V-type ATP synthase subunit K, translating into MTIDGTSVALIGAGLTAGLSAVGSAWGVGLAGKATSAVLSEKPNLFGQMLVLQALPGTQGFYGFIAMFLALGRINAATSISIAQALQLIGALLPVMFGELISAYWQGVASAGAAQMVAKQPESFGRAVIIPALVETYAILSLLATIILLGGVTL; encoded by the coding sequence ATGACGATTGATGGGACATCCGTAGCTCTGATTGGCGCGGGTTTAACGGCAGGGCTAAGTGCAGTGGGTTCCGCATGGGGTGTTGGTTTAGCGGGGAAAGCAACCAGTGCAGTGCTATCAGAGAAGCCAAATCTTTTCGGACAGATGCTTGTGCTTCAGGCTTTGCCAGGTACCCAGGGTTTTTACGGTTTTATAGCTATGTTTCTGGCGCTAGGAAGAATTAATGCTGCTACATCAATTTCTATTGCTCAGGCATTGCAACTTATAGGCGCTTTACTTCCTGTTATGTTTGGAGAGCTTATAAGTGCTTACTGGCAAGGAGTGGCGTCAGCTGGTGCTGCGCAAATGGTGGCAAAACAACCGGAATCCTTCGGTAGAGCCGTGATCATACCCGCATTGGTGGAAACTTACGCTATTCTATCCTTGTTAGCTACGATTATTTTGCTTGGAGGAGTGACGCTTTAG
- a CDS encoding V-type ATP synthase subunit A — protein MHGQGYVVRVAGPLVTAKGLEKPMMYEVVRVGELKLFGEIIGIEKDLVYIQVYEDTNGLRPGETVEPTGQLLSVELGPGLTNNIFDGIQRPLERLREESGEFLARGFSVNALDRQRKWHFVPLAEAGVEVEGGSFLGEVIESSTVVHKIMVPPNVKGTLQWIAGEGEYTVEECIAKVELPNGTLQELQLMQRWPVRIPRPVKEKVFTDVPMLTGQRILDVFFPVIKGGTACVPGPFGSGKTVIQHQLAKWSDVDVVVYVGCGERGNEMTEVLIEFPELKDPRTGGPLMDRTILVANTSNMPVAAREASVFTGIAIAEYYRDMGYDVALMADSTSRWAEAMREISTRLEEMPGEEGYPAYLASRISAFYERSGFVKCLGSPERTGSVTVIGAVSPPGGDLSDPVVQATLRSVQVFWGLDQDLAFARHFPAINWLNSYSLYLDRIGEYYNKSFAPDWLKKRNEAMVILQRESELLELVRLVGYDALSTEEQLFLETARSLREDFLQQDAFDDVDSYCSLRKQYVILSSILLVHEIILDRIRKGEDYGSLIANPIREHISQLRWLKEEEVPDWKQMQDSILKSFSEEVKAHD, from the coding sequence GTGCACGGACAAGGATATGTTGTGCGCGTGGCGGGGCCTCTGGTTACAGCGAAGGGCTTGGAGAAGCCCATGATGTATGAAGTAGTGAGGGTGGGCGAACTTAAGCTCTTTGGAGAAATAATCGGAATCGAGAAGGATTTGGTATATATACAGGTCTATGAAGATACCAATGGTCTTCGCCCTGGTGAAACAGTTGAGCCCACTGGCCAGCTACTCAGTGTAGAACTGGGCCCTGGGTTAACAAATAACATTTTTGATGGCATACAAAGACCTCTGGAACGCTTAAGGGAAGAAAGCGGAGAGTTCTTAGCTAGAGGCTTTAGTGTGAACGCTTTGGATCGCCAGCGTAAGTGGCATTTTGTACCGTTAGCTGAGGCTGGTGTGGAAGTTGAAGGTGGTAGTTTCTTAGGCGAAGTAATTGAATCGTCAACAGTGGTTCACAAGATCATGGTACCACCTAATGTGAAAGGTACTCTACAATGGATCGCTGGAGAAGGTGAATACACGGTTGAGGAATGCATTGCAAAGGTTGAACTACCTAACGGGACTTTACAAGAACTTCAACTGATGCAGCGTTGGCCTGTGAGAATTCCAAGGCCAGTGAAAGAGAAAGTGTTCACTGACGTGCCCATGCTAACAGGACAGCGCATACTGGATGTGTTTTTCCCAGTGATAAAGGGAGGTACTGCTTGCGTTCCAGGTCCCTTTGGTTCTGGAAAGACTGTGATTCAGCACCAACTTGCCAAATGGTCTGATGTGGACGTGGTGGTCTATGTGGGCTGTGGAGAACGTGGTAACGAAATGACCGAAGTTCTCATAGAATTCCCAGAGCTTAAGGATCCACGAACAGGTGGTCCACTCATGGATAGAACCATTTTGGTTGCCAATACGTCAAATATGCCTGTCGCAGCACGTGAGGCTTCTGTTTTTACAGGTATTGCCATAGCGGAGTACTACCGCGATATGGGTTACGATGTGGCACTCATGGCTGATTCCACTTCTCGTTGGGCCGAGGCCATGAGGGAGATATCTACTCGTTTGGAGGAAATGCCTGGTGAAGAGGGTTACCCAGCTTATCTTGCATCAAGAATATCAGCTTTTTACGAACGTTCAGGTTTTGTGAAGTGTTTAGGTAGCCCAGAGCGGACAGGGTCGGTAACAGTAATAGGAGCTGTTTCGCCGCCAGGTGGAGATTTGTCAGACCCTGTGGTCCAAGCCACGCTTAGATCCGTACAAGTATTCTGGGGTTTGGATCAGGATTTGGCTTTTGCACGTCACTTTCCAGCTATTAACTGGCTTAACAGCTATTCTTTGTATTTGGACAGAATCGGAGAATATTACAACAAGAGTTTTGCCCCCGATTGGTTGAAGAAACGCAATGAAGCCATGGTAATTCTGCAGCGAGAATCTGAGCTACTGGAACTGGTTAGACTGGTAGGGTACGATGCTTTGTCCACGGAGGAGCAATTGTTCTTGGAAACGGCTCGTTCTTTGAGAGAAGACTTTCTGCAGCAAGATGCCTTTGACGATGTAGACAGTTACTGTTCACTAAGAAAGCAATATGTCATACTTTCATCAATTCTGCTTGTTCATGAGATTATTCTGGACCGCATAAGAAAGGGAGAGGACTACGGTTCGCTCATAGCGAATCCCATAAGGGAGCATATTTCTCAACTTAGGTGGCTCAAAGAAGAGGAAGTTCCAGATTGGAAACAGATGCAAGATAGTATTTTAAAGAGTTTCTCAGAGGAAGTGAAGGCTCATGATTAG
- a CDS encoding V-type ATP synthase subunit B: MIREFRSISEVNGPLVFVEGVSDAAYGELVEFQLNGEIRHGQVLETTDRFSLVQVFEGTQGLTPKTTTARFLGRGLTFGVSEGILGRVFDGLGEPLDGKPQPFVDKYVDINGAPMNPVSREYPAEFIQTGISAIDGMNTLVRGQKLPIFSGSGLPHARLAAQIASQAKVLSSEEKFAVVFAAMGITFEEANFFIQSFQKTGAIERSVLFLNLADDPTIERIATPRFALAAAEYLAFEKDMHVLAILTDMTNYCEALREISAARREVPGRRGYPGYMYTDLASIYERAGRIKGKKGSITQIPILTMPEDDRTHPIPDLTGYITEGQIFLSRDLQHKNIYPPIDVLQSLSRLMQRGIGEGHTREDHSAVSNQLYAAYARGKEARELEIVLGEAALTDLDRLYVKFADRLESEFIAQGEDENRTIEETLAIGWRLLRMLPRSELKRIRDEYINKYLPKVES; the protein is encoded by the coding sequence ATGATTAGAGAATTTCGCAGTATTTCTGAGGTAAACGGTCCGTTGGTTTTTGTAGAAGGCGTGTCAGATGCTGCCTACGGTGAACTGGTGGAGTTTCAGCTTAACGGAGAAATACGTCATGGTCAAGTACTAGAGACCACTGATCGTTTTTCTTTGGTCCAAGTTTTTGAAGGGACTCAGGGTTTAACTCCCAAGACAACCACTGCCAGATTCTTAGGAAGAGGCCTCACTTTCGGTGTCAGCGAAGGTATCCTTGGTAGGGTGTTTGATGGTTTAGGCGAGCCGCTAGATGGTAAACCGCAACCTTTTGTGGATAAATACGTGGACATAAACGGTGCTCCAATGAACCCGGTGAGTCGTGAGTACCCAGCAGAATTCATTCAGACTGGCATTTCAGCCATTGATGGTATGAACACACTGGTACGTGGGCAAAAGCTGCCCATTTTTAGTGGTAGCGGCTTGCCCCACGCTCGCTTGGCAGCACAAATAGCAAGTCAAGCCAAAGTGCTCTCTTCTGAAGAGAAATTTGCCGTGGTATTTGCTGCCATGGGAATCACATTTGAAGAGGCGAACTTTTTCATTCAGTCTTTTCAGAAAACCGGTGCCATTGAGCGTTCAGTTCTATTTTTAAACTTGGCTGACGACCCGACTATTGAACGCATAGCTACGCCTCGATTTGCATTGGCTGCAGCCGAGTACTTGGCTTTCGAAAAGGACATGCATGTACTTGCCATCCTTACCGACATGACGAACTACTGTGAGGCTCTCAGAGAGATTTCTGCGGCACGTAGAGAAGTCCCCGGAAGGCGAGGATATCCTGGTTACATGTATACTGATTTGGCCAGTATTTACGAACGTGCAGGTAGGATTAAGGGGAAAAAAGGCAGTATAACGCAAATACCCATACTAACCATGCCAGAGGATGATAGGACCCACCCCATACCAGACTTGACGGGTTACATAACTGAGGGTCAAATATTCCTGTCGAGAGATTTACAGCATAAGAATATTTATCCACCTATTGATGTATTGCAATCACTTTCTAGACTCATGCAAAGAGGTATTGGTGAAGGACACACCAGAGAGGATCACTCTGCGGTTTCTAACCAGTTGTACGCTGCTTATGCACGCGGAAAGGAAGCAAGAGAGTTGGAAATAGTTTTGGGAGAAGCAGCCTTGACAGACCTGGATCGATTGTATGTCAAGTTTGCTGACCGCCTAGAGTCAGAGTTTATTGCTCAAGGTGAAGACGAGAACCGTACAATTGAAGAAACTTTGGCTATTGGATGGCGACTTCTTAGGATGCTTCCTAGAAGCGAGCTTAAGAGGATCAGAGATGAATACATAAACAAATACTTACCAAAGGTGGAGAGCTAA
- a CDS encoding V-type ATP synthase subunit D, whose translation MASTVSPNRMTLLALKRRYTISKRGLKLLKDKLEAMVKAFRDLYTEFDRERRYIEELMEAFVELLNQYESETSPAVRDRIRSMQLFQVEYELSTRMVFNIKVPFLDVSLKRMDIPDLYLQTGPAFYKALSVYEELLPHLLKLASLRNALHMMSVEIEKTRRRSNALEYNVVPELERTIKWVQQYLDEMERSQTVRIMKVKSMLEKERGNA comes from the coding sequence ATGGCATCAACGGTTAGTCCAAACCGTATGACCCTTCTTGCTCTTAAACGCAGGTACACCATAAGCAAAAGGGGTCTTAAACTGCTAAAAGACAAGCTTGAGGCAATGGTAAAAGCTTTCCGAGATCTGTACACGGAGTTTGATAGGGAAAGACGTTACATTGAAGAGCTCATGGAGGCCTTTGTTGAGCTACTTAACCAGTACGAGTCAGAGACTTCGCCTGCGGTAAGAGACAGGATAAGGAGTATGCAGCTATTTCAGGTAGAGTATGAACTCTCTACTAGAATGGTGTTCAATATTAAAGTGCCTTTCCTAGATGTCTCGCTAAAGAGGATGGATATACCAGACTTGTATTTGCAGACAGGTCCTGCCTTCTATAAGGCTCTTAGTGTTTATGAAGAACTTCTTCCTCATCTGTTGAAGTTGGCTTCTCTGAGGAATGCACTGCATATGATGAGCGTGGAGATTGAGAAAACTAGAAGACGAAGTAATGCCTTGGAGTACAATGTAGTTCCGGAACTCGAAAGAACTATTAAGTGGGTACAGCAGTACTTAGATGAAATGGAAAGGAGCCAGACTGTGAGAATAATGAAGGTTAAAAGCATGTTGGAAAAAGAAAGGGGGAATGCATAA